A genome region from Vicinamibacteria bacterium includes the following:
- a CDS encoding BamA/TamA family outer membrane protein, whose product RRLVEKGYPSAIVEVRTESDEAQRLRLVFDINAGKRTEFVWSGDDPGKDLRRSIERAWDGRVPESFLLPDLARRARAGLAARRYYLARVDARVEESEESRRVVFDVARGPRGERVEILFEGNEVLEQKTLRTILPHPTEPALFLLLERRAELERGIRLRYASEGYLDASIGELAESYDPRTGAFRITVPVEEGAATRVTDVTFDGSTVFDEAKLGAAIGVASGEPVDFPAIRRGEARIRTLYREDGFPDVRLRTELSRTVDGLVVAVGIEEGARARVGHIRVVGNVRTRESVVRNELTFEEGDPVRITDFQESQKRLYDLGILRTADVRVEATQEGQLRQDVIVQVNEKPDLDVNYGIRYNVLTSEQALDAETASKDGGFEGVVRVNLVNPAGFGSNAGLSVFFQKDYQLYRGTFRLPVTFGERIITELVLDTEREENRLDIPGLDLRRDRVTFQQTKKLRDFRYDKLALQWNVSYARYRGQTIDRGTGAVIAFETNRPRFGLSFIDDRRDSFANPTRGRFWNVTLQYTPEIWGSEVSYYRLYGQLFYYHPIWGRLVWASGVRLGVAPGEFPLLLIDDRFQAGGASSVRGFEQNTLGPSVTVPETGEQVFIGGQAVGVFNQELRFPLYRSLQGGVFWDVGNVFARVSDFRIPDLRQSLGAGLRYVLSVGAIRLDWARVIDPREGESASRFHFSFGFAF is encoded by the coding sequence GAGAAGACTCGTCGAGAAGGGTTACCCGAGCGCCATCGTCGAGGTCAGGACCGAATCCGATGAGGCCCAGCGACTTCGCCTCGTCTTCGACATTAACGCCGGCAAACGCACGGAATTCGTGTGGAGCGGTGACGACCCCGGAAAAGACTTGCGGCGATCGATCGAGCGTGCCTGGGACGGACGCGTCCCCGAGTCGTTCCTGCTCCCCGATCTCGCCCGAAGGGCGCGGGCCGGGCTCGCGGCACGACGATACTATCTCGCGCGGGTCGACGCACGCGTCGAGGAGAGCGAGGAGTCGAGGCGCGTCGTCTTCGATGTGGCACGTGGACCCAGAGGCGAGCGGGTCGAGATCCTCTTCGAAGGAAACGAAGTACTGGAGCAGAAAACGCTGCGAACCATCCTTCCTCACCCCACCGAGCCAGCTCTCTTTCTGCTGCTCGAGCGTCGTGCGGAGCTCGAGCGGGGCATCCGACTACGCTACGCCTCCGAAGGGTACCTCGACGCCTCGATCGGGGAGCTCGCAGAATCTTACGACCCGAGGACGGGCGCGTTCCGCATCACCGTACCCGTCGAGGAGGGGGCCGCCACGAGAGTGACCGATGTCACCTTCGACGGAAGCACTGTCTTCGATGAGGCGAAGCTCGGCGCGGCCATCGGCGTGGCCTCCGGAGAACCCGTCGATTTCCCAGCGATTCGCCGGGGTGAGGCGAGGATTCGGACGCTCTATCGCGAGGACGGCTTCCCCGACGTCCGGCTTCGCACCGAGCTTTCTCGAACTGTCGACGGCCTCGTGGTCGCGGTCGGCATCGAGGAAGGAGCTCGCGCTCGCGTCGGTCACATTCGGGTCGTCGGGAACGTCAGGACTCGAGAGTCGGTGGTTCGAAACGAGCTAACCTTCGAGGAGGGCGACCCGGTTCGGATCACCGACTTTCAAGAAAGCCAGAAGAGACTCTACGACCTAGGAATTCTACGTACCGCGGACGTGCGGGTCGAGGCTACCCAGGAAGGCCAGTTGCGGCAGGATGTCATCGTCCAGGTCAACGAGAAGCCCGACCTCGACGTCAATTACGGGATCCGCTACAACGTCCTGACGAGTGAGCAGGCCCTCGACGCCGAGACCGCGTCGAAAGACGGGGGCTTCGAGGGTGTGGTCCGCGTCAACCTCGTCAACCCCGCGGGCTTCGGCAGCAACGCCGGCCTCTCTGTTTTCTTCCAAAAGGACTACCAGCTCTACCGTGGTACGTTCCGGCTCCCGGTGACTTTTGGCGAACGCATCATCACCGAGCTCGTACTCGACACCGAGCGCGAAGAGAATCGCCTCGACATTCCCGGGCTCGACCTCCGTCGCGACCGGGTCACCTTCCAGCAGACGAAGAAGCTCAGAGACTTTCGGTACGACAAGCTCGCGCTCCAGTGGAACGTCTCTTATGCACGCTACCGCGGCCAGACCATCGATCGAGGGACCGGTGCCGTCATCGCCTTCGAGACGAATCGTCCGCGCTTCGGGCTCTCGTTCATCGACGACCGAAGGGACAGCTTCGCCAATCCGACCCGGGGACGTTTCTGGAACGTGACCCTTCAATACACGCCCGAGATATGGGGCTCGGAGGTTTCCTACTACCGTCTGTACGGGCAGTTGTTCTATTACCACCCCATCTGGGGGCGCCTGGTGTGGGCGTCCGGAGTTCGGCTCGGCGTCGCTCCAGGAGAGTTCCCGCTTCTCCTCATCGACGATCGCTTCCAGGCCGGCGGCGCGAGCTCGGTGCGCGGCTTCGAGCAGAACACGCTAGGCCCCTCGGTAACGGTCCCGGAGACGGGCGAGCAAGTCTTCATCGGCGGCCAGGCCGTGGGGGTCTTCAATCAGGAGCTCCGATTCCCGCTCTACCGAAGTCTCCAGGGCGGTGTCTTCTGGGATGTGGGGAACGTCTTCGCCCGGGTGAGCGATTTCCGGATCCCAGACCTCCGTCAAAGCCTGGGCGCCGGCCTCCGCTATGTCCTTTCGGTCGGCGCCATCCGGCTCGATTGGGCGCGCGTCATCGATCCACGCGAGGGCGAATCGGCCTCACGGTTTCATTTCAGCTTCGGCTTCGCGTTCTGA
- a CDS encoding DUF2959 family protein, translated as MITKITQTAWAIFLTLSMIVFVHPATVLAQANTQKISKNLVGRAEDMVKEIERARKQTDKTAKKYDQMFSQNSVKARQKAYKDLNKEIKKTEDRVKEVRKRAENMQKEADKFFSEWSKGLTKIQDTELRGYSYSNMTDSRDRYGQVIEAGLKAGGLYGSFVTDLKNQVSYFALDMSDAAMAKLTKNREDTQQKAKAMFQSADELTRTTKGYIASMK; from the coding sequence ATGATTACGAAGATCACCCAAACAGCCTGGGCAATCTTTCTGACGCTCAGCATGATCGTTTTCGTTCACCCCGCGACGGTGCTTGCCCAGGCCAATACGCAGAAGATCAGCAAGAACCTCGTCGGGCGCGCCGAGGACATGGTCAAGGAGATCGAGAGAGCGCGAAAGCAGACCGACAAGACGGCCAAGAAATACGATCAGATGTTCTCCCAGAACAGCGTCAAGGCCAGGCAGAAGGCGTACAAAGATCTCAACAAGGAGATCAAGAAAACTGAGGATCGCGTCAAAGAAGTTCGGAAACGCGCGGAGAACATGCAAAAGGAAGCCGACAAGTTTTTTTCAGAGTGGTCCAAGGGGCTCACCAAGATCCAGGACACCGAGCTCCGCGGTTACAGCTACTCCAACATGACGGACAGCCGCGACCGTTACGGGCAGGTCATCGAGGCCGGATTGAAGGCGGGAGGACTCTACGGCTCATTCGTAACCGATCTGAAGAACCAGGTCAGTTACTTCGCGCTCGACATGAGCGATGCCGCGATGGCGAAGCTGACGAAAAACCGGGAAGACACACAACAGAAAGCCAAGGCAATGTTCCAGTCGGCGGACGAGCTAACCCGCACGACCAAGGGCTACATCGCGTCGATGAAGTAA